In the genome of Helicobacter colisuis, one region contains:
- the dapB gene encoding 4-hydroxy-tetrahydrodipicolinate reductase → MLKIGVFGAGGRIGKLIVELAKQSEVIKLESVYARKELDFSIEPGTLITSDLKVFLESCEVVIDFTTPQGTEQLLEVALKHPRPIVIGTTGLESHHENLIKEAAKKMPILYASNMSLGVAMLNKAIKLVASALRDFDIEIVETHHHFKKDSPSGTALRLAKSCAEARNLDLDKVRISGRNGNIGERTKDEIGVMALRGGDVAGIHNVGFYGEGEYLEFTHTATSRLTFAKGAIKAALWLKNQPNNLYGIEDSLGL, encoded by the coding sequence ATGCTAAAAATTGGAGTTTTTGGAGCAGGCGGACGCATTGGAAAACTAATAGTAGAACTTGCTAAACAAAGCGAAGTGATTAAGTTAGAAAGCGTGTATGCGCGAAAAGAATTAGATTTTTCCATTGAGCCAGGAACACTCATCACAAGTGATTTGAAAGTTTTTTTGGAGAGTTGTGAAGTGGTGATTGACTTTACAACTCCACAAGGAACAGAACAATTACTAGAAGTTGCTCTAAAACATCCTCGTCCTATTGTAATAGGGACAACTGGTTTGGAATCACACCATGAAAATTTAATAAAAGAAGCAGCCAAAAAAATGCCTATTCTTTATGCGAGCAATATGTCCTTGGGTGTGGCGATGCTCAATAAAGCTATTAAGCTTGTTGCAAGTGCGTTAAGAGATTTTGATATTGAAATTGTTGAAACACATCATCATTTCAAAAAAGATTCTCCAAGTGGAACTGCACTAAGACTTGCAAAATCTTGTGCAGAAGCAAGGAATCTTGATTTGGATAAAGTGCGTATTAGTGGTAGAAATGGAAATATTGGAGAGCGCACAAAAGATGAAATTGGTGTAATGGCGTTGCGTGGTGGGGATGTTGCAGGAATCCATAATGTTGGTTTTTATGGCGAGGGGGAATATTTAGAATTCACACACACTGCAACTTCGCGATTAACTTTCGCAAAAGGTGCTATTAAAGCTGCCCTTTGGCTAAAAAATCAACCTAACAATCTTTATGGTATTGAAGATTCTTTAGGTTTATAG